A genomic stretch from Thermomonospora umbrina includes:
- a CDS encoding adenylate/guanylate cyclase domain-containing protein, giving the protein MTIGAPRERQHAPAPESPDRESPPPAVPPRRRSLLGPLWRLIDGPPDASRSQIARRARALITAATGIANLGGALVVLLFTMIAVPTPEAGSERMRLVNLIVFIAYVVAAVPVGLVLGERFFRRVRRLVEQEDRAPDKRERLLLLYGPLRLMAVHLALWGVGTVGWVIINAADSALVAFKVGTTSLLGGLTTCTVVYLLTERILRRAVTTTLRADMPRRTGLPGVVTRSMLAWALGTAVPLLGLIALAGGAFVLDGADIEDLAIGVIALACIALVVGFGVSYVAARAIADPVESVRLAMARVERQDLAAEVPVYDGSEIGLLQAGFNHMVAGLREHERLRDLFGRQVGEDVARVALERGTDLGGEIREVAVIFVDLIGSTRLAADRPPTEVVALLNGFFAVVVEVIGRHGGWINKFEGDAALAIFGAPVDLPDAPTRALRAARELAERLRADVPEVSAAVGVSAGEAVAGHIGAEERFEYTVIGDPVNEAARLTDLAKSTPRLVLAAGEVVANAEPDEARCWTLGEEVTLRGRTLTTRLATPAE; this is encoded by the coding sequence ATGACGATCGGCGCGCCCCGCGAGCGGCAGCACGCACCGGCCCCCGAGTCCCCGGACCGCGAGAGCCCCCCTCCCGCCGTGCCGCCGCGCCGGCGGAGCCTGCTCGGGCCGCTGTGGCGGCTGATCGACGGGCCGCCCGACGCGTCCAGGTCCCAGATCGCACGCCGCGCCCGCGCGCTGATCACGGCGGCGACCGGCATCGCCAACCTCGGCGGGGCCCTGGTCGTCCTGCTGTTCACCATGATCGCCGTGCCGACCCCCGAGGCCGGCTCCGAGCGGATGCGCCTGGTCAACCTGATCGTCTTCATCGCCTACGTGGTCGCGGCCGTTCCGGTCGGCCTGGTGCTGGGCGAACGGTTCTTCCGCCGGGTCCGCCGCCTCGTCGAGCAGGAGGACCGCGCCCCCGACAAGCGCGAACGGCTCCTGCTGCTGTACGGGCCGCTGCGGCTGATGGCCGTCCACCTGGCCCTGTGGGGTGTCGGGACGGTCGGGTGGGTGATCATCAACGCCGCGGACTCCGCCCTGGTGGCGTTCAAGGTCGGCACCACCAGCCTGCTGGGCGGCCTGACCACCTGCACGGTCGTCTACCTGTTGACCGAGCGGATCCTGCGGCGGGCCGTCACCACCACGCTGCGCGCGGACATGCCGCGCCGCACCGGGCTGCCCGGCGTGGTCACCCGGTCCATGCTGGCCTGGGCGCTGGGCACCGCGGTGCCCCTCCTCGGCCTGATCGCCCTCGCGGGCGGCGCCTTCGTCCTCGACGGCGCCGACATCGAGGACCTGGCGATCGGCGTCATCGCGTTGGCCTGCATCGCGCTCGTGGTCGGGTTCGGCGTCAGCTACGTGGCCGCCCGCGCGATCGCCGACCCGGTCGAGTCGGTCCGGCTGGCGATGGCCCGGGTCGAGCGCCAGGACCTGGCCGCCGAGGTCCCCGTCTACGACGGCAGCGAGATCGGTCTGCTGCAGGCGGGCTTCAACCACATGGTGGCCGGGCTGCGCGAGCACGAACGGCTCCGCGACCTGTTCGGCCGTCAGGTCGGCGAGGACGTCGCCCGCGTCGCCCTGGAGCGCGGCACCGACCTCGGCGGGGAGATCCGCGAGGTCGCGGTGATCTTCGTGGACCTGATCGGCTCCACCCGGCTGGCCGCCGACCGGCCGCCCACCGAGGTGGTGGCGCTGCTCAACGGCTTCTTCGCCGTGGTGGTCGAGGTGATCGGTCGGCACGGCGGATGGATCAACAAGTTCGAGGGCGACGCCGCGCTGGCGATCTTCGGGGCCCCGGTGGACCTGCCGGACGCGCCGACCCGGGCGCTGCGCGCGGCCCGCGAGTTGGCGGAGCGGCTGCGCGCGGACGTGCCCGAGGTGAGCGCGGCGGTGGGGGTGTCCGCGGGCGAGGCGGTGGCCGGGCACATCGGCGCCGAGGAGCGCTTCGAGTACACCGTGATCGGCGACCCGGTCAACGAGGCCGCCCGGCTCACCGACCTGGCCAAGTCCACCCCCCGGCTGGTGCTGGCCGCCGGGGAGGTCGTCGCGAACGCCGAGCCCGACGAGGCCCGATGCTGGACCCTCGGCGAGGAGGTCACCCTCCGGGGACGCACCCTGACGACCCGACTGGCGACGCCCGCCGAGTAG
- a CDS encoding AAA family ATPase: MLLAGLPGAGKSTLLDRLYGMSGAELWPVPDGNARVIDSRQARNRWARRLGPLPPRAHIPFVYVTHVWRIARMLMGGHAVVAHTRGTWPHLLYGFAWLARRTGTTLHLVLLDVPPGTARAGQVSRGRVLTTTTFRRHVRRWDRLMAKARRGAVPPADTVTILDRAAADRLTAIRFGRCEPVQPGHR, encoded by the coding sequence GTGTTGCTGGCGGGCCTTCCCGGCGCGGGCAAGAGCACTCTGCTCGACCGGCTCTACGGGATGAGCGGCGCCGAGCTGTGGCCGGTGCCCGACGGGAACGCCCGGGTGATCGACTCGCGGCAGGCGCGCAACCGGTGGGCCCGCCGTCTGGGCCCGCTGCCGCCCCGCGCGCACATCCCGTTCGTCTACGTCACCCACGTCTGGCGCATCGCCCGGATGCTGATGGGCGGCCACGCGGTGGTCGCCCACACCCGGGGCACCTGGCCGCACCTGCTGTACGGGTTCGCCTGGCTGGCCAGGCGCACCGGGACGACGCTGCACCTGGTCCTGCTCGACGTGCCGCCCGGGACCGCGCGGGCGGGGCAGGTCTCGCGCGGCCGGGTGCTCACCACCACCACGTTCCGCCGGCACGTCCGCCGCTGGGACCGGCTGATGGCCAAGGCCCGGCGGGGGGCGGTGCCGCCCGCCGACACCGTCACGATCCTGGACCGCGCCGCCGCCGACCGGCTGACCGCCATCCGGTTCGGCCGGTGCGAGCCCGTGCAGCCGGGTCACCGCTGA
- a CDS encoding helix-turn-helix transcriptional regulator produces MSLRYGLLGLLAEGPASGYDLTRRFEEVLGPVWPAGHPQIYAELARLSAAGLIEVDSEGPRRRKAYRITEAGLAEVRRWLATSRVDHTMRFEPLLRSLFLWLMEPDDVARHLESEAEYYSGMAALYRSFTEAKDRGDFGYAPPVQAMRISLEAGVRLYGALADWARWAAERSETVWSEAAPPSEGGGPTP; encoded by the coding sequence ATGTCGCTGCGCTACGGCCTGCTCGGCCTGCTCGCCGAGGGACCCGCCAGCGGTTACGACCTGACCAGGCGGTTCGAAGAGGTGCTCGGGCCCGTCTGGCCCGCCGGGCATCCCCAGATCTACGCCGAGCTGGCGCGGCTGTCGGCGGCCGGGCTGATCGAGGTCGACAGCGAGGGCCCCCGCCGGCGCAAGGCGTACCGGATCACCGAGGCCGGGCTCGCCGAGGTCCGCCGATGGCTCGCCACGTCCCGGGTCGACCACACGATGCGGTTCGAGCCGCTGCTGCGCTCGCTGTTCCTGTGGCTGATGGAGCCGGACGACGTGGCGCGCCACCTGGAGAGCGAGGCCGAGTACTACTCCGGCATGGCCGCCCTCTACCGGAGCTTCACCGAGGCCAAGGATCGCGGCGACTTCGGTTACGCGCCCCCCGTCCAGGCCATGCGGATCAGCCTGGAGGCCGGGGTGCGCCTATACGGGGCGCTCGCCGACTGGGCGCGATGGGCCGCCGAACGATCCGAGACGGTGTGGTCCGAGGCCGCGCCGCCGTCCGAGGGGGGCGGACCGACGCCATGA
- a CDS encoding RecQ family ATP-dependent DNA helicase — protein MNALRLKEIAEDTFGWPGLRPGQQEAMQALLDGRDVLLVSPTGSGKSAVYQVPAQLLPGPTVVVSPLLALQRDQAASLRDVDAGGAVTVDSVQPESRSEESMEEIRTGDAEFLFLSPEQLARPDVVDRLAAARPSLIAVDEAHCVSAWGHDFRPDYLALGRVIDRLGHPPVAALTATAAPTVRDDIVRSLGLRDVRQVVRGFDRPNLWLEVRRFVEDEDKRRALVEDAAARQGLGLVYVATRRDAEEYAERLRDAGRRAEPYHAGMKAAERRRVHRLFREDGLDVVVATSAFGMGIDKPDVRYVLHAAPPESPDAYYQEIGRGGRDGKPAAAVLFYRPEDLGLRRFFAGGHADEESLGRVAEYVHDHEGTLRRAEIRKALEVTPAGLAKAVNLLARTGAVAVTGKGDVRYAAGGPSPDRAVEGAVELDETRRAIERSRVEMMRGYAEHTGCRRRFLLEYFGEPYEHACGHCDNDRGGDAEPRQDPDEGPFPLHADVAHAEWGDGIVMRRDPDRVTVLFDEVGYKVLSLDAVERDGLLTLRG, from the coding sequence GTGAACGCGCTGCGGCTCAAGGAGATCGCCGAGGACACCTTCGGCTGGCCCGGGCTGCGGCCCGGTCAGCAGGAGGCCATGCAGGCCCTCCTGGACGGGCGCGACGTCCTCCTGGTGTCGCCCACCGGCAGCGGCAAGTCGGCCGTCTACCAGGTCCCCGCCCAGCTCCTGCCGGGCCCGACCGTCGTCGTCTCCCCGCTCCTGGCCCTGCAACGGGACCAGGCGGCCTCCCTGCGCGACGTGGACGCCGGCGGGGCGGTCACCGTGGACTCGGTCCAGCCGGAGAGCCGCAGCGAGGAGTCCATGGAGGAGATCAGGACCGGGGACGCGGAGTTCCTGTTCCTGTCGCCGGAGCAGTTGGCCCGGCCCGACGTCGTGGACCGGCTGGCGGCGGCGCGGCCCTCGCTGATCGCGGTGGACGAGGCGCACTGCGTGTCGGCGTGGGGCCACGACTTCCGCCCCGACTACCTGGCGCTCGGCCGGGTGATCGACCGGCTCGGCCACCCGCCCGTCGCGGCGCTGACCGCGACGGCCGCCCCGACGGTGCGCGACGACATCGTGCGGTCCCTGGGCCTGCGGGACGTCCGGCAGGTCGTGCGCGGCTTCGACCGCCCCAACCTGTGGCTGGAGGTCCGCCGCTTCGTCGAGGACGAGGACAAGCGGCGGGCGCTGGTCGAGGACGCCGCCGCGCGCCAGGGCCTGGGCCTGGTGTACGTCGCCACCCGCCGGGACGCAGAGGAGTACGCCGAGCGGCTCAGGGACGCCGGACGCAGGGCCGAGCCGTACCACGCGGGGATGAAGGCCGCCGAACGCCGCCGCGTGCACCGCCTGTTCCGCGAGGACGGGCTCGACGTGGTGGTCGCGACCTCAGCGTTCGGCATGGGCATCGACAAGCCCGACGTCCGCTACGTGCTGCACGCTGCGCCCCCGGAGTCGCCGGACGCCTACTACCAGGAGATCGGTCGGGGCGGCCGGGACGGAAAGCCCGCCGCGGCCGTGCTGTTCTACCGGCCGGAGGATCTGGGCCTCCGGCGGTTCTTCGCCGGTGGGCACGCCGATGAGGAGTCCCTCGGCCGGGTGGCCGAATACGTGCACGACCACGAGGGGACGCTCCGGCGCGCCGAGATCCGGAAGGCTCTGGAGGTCACCCCGGCCGGGCTCGCCAAGGCGGTCAACCTGCTCGCCCGGACCGGGGCCGTCGCCGTCACCGGCAAGGGCGACGTCCGGTACGCCGCCGGCGGCCCGTCACCGGACCGGGCGGTCGAGGGGGCCGTCGAGTTGGACGAGACCCGCCGCGCCATCGAACGGTCGCGGGTGGAGATGATGCGCGGCTACGCCGAGCACACCGGATGCCGCCGCCGCTTCCTGCTGGAGTACTTCGGCGAGCCGTACGAGCACGCCTGCGGCCACTGCGACAACGACCGCGGCGGTGACGCCGAGCCCCGGCAGGACCCGGACGAGGGCCCGTTCCCGCTCCACGCGGACGTCGCGCACGCCGAGTGGGGCGACGGGATCGTGATGCGGCGGGACCCCGATCGCGTGACCGTGCTGTTCGACGAGGTCGGCTACAAGGTCCTGTCGCTCGACGCCGTGGAACGCGACGGCCTCCTCACCCTGCGCGGGTGA
- a CDS encoding DUF2637 domain-containing protein codes for MIADSRAQAWTRWGAVAFMATAVLTATAGGFAQSYAGLYHWALEHGLKGWKAESFPLLVDLFIIVGELGLFLLAIDAFVIHRRNMLSWLDFCLPLTIAMAGWTASLIFNVGHVGRQEFSYQVTAAVPPIVSMLGLFVLLRTLHRYVSQNVEAAKPAPAEPPRAIAAPVTLHQITLMPMRVTGPIPQVGGIRVEKALESGGAARGAQAGQEAEEAGAAKATAQAPAAPVKRAKPRRPAPEPAAEPEPEPAPHLAVVGAAARAGVNGHGRLDTNALEQPVLTPEPEAPAATAESLRSVAMSALDRHEGDVAATLAVVRAEGHLSDETEIRRIRDNHWFPYAVYRLLAKHKGDGALVRQELVERGIEFDPTALRELVESWRA; via the coding sequence ATGATCGCCGACAGTCGCGCACAGGCCTGGACCCGCTGGGGCGCCGTGGCCTTCATGGCCACCGCGGTCCTCACCGCCACGGCGGGCGGCTTCGCCCAGTCCTACGCCGGCCTCTACCACTGGGCCCTGGAGCACGGGCTCAAGGGGTGGAAGGCCGAGTCGTTCCCGCTGCTGGTCGACCTGTTCATCATCGTCGGCGAACTGGGCCTGTTCCTGCTGGCGATCGACGCCTTCGTGATACACCGCCGGAACATGCTGAGCTGGCTGGACTTCTGCCTCCCGCTGACCATCGCGATGGCCGGCTGGACGGCGAGCCTCATCTTCAACGTGGGCCATGTCGGCCGGCAGGAGTTCTCCTACCAGGTGACCGCCGCCGTGCCGCCGATAGTGTCCATGCTCGGCCTGTTCGTGCTGCTGCGCACGCTGCACCGCTACGTCTCGCAGAACGTGGAGGCCGCCAAGCCCGCCCCCGCCGAGCCGCCGCGCGCCATCGCCGCCCCGGTCACCCTGCACCAGATCACCCTGATGCCGATGCGCGTCACGGGGCCGATCCCGCAAGTCGGCGGCATCCGGGTGGAGAAGGCCCTGGAGTCCGGCGGGGCGGCCCGGGGCGCCCAGGCCGGCCAGGAGGCCGAGGAGGCCGGGGCCGCCAAGGCGACGGCCCAGGCGCCCGCCGCCCCCGTCAAGCGCGCCAAGCCTCGTCGGCCCGCCCCCGAGCCGGCCGCCGAGCCCGAGCCCGAGCCCGCCCCGCATCTGGCGGTCGTCGGCGCCGCCGCCCGAGCCGGCGTCAACGGCCACGGCAGGCTCGACACCAACGCCCTGGAGCAGCCGGTCCTGACGCCGGAGCCCGAGGCCCCCGCCGCCACCGCCGAGAGCCTGCGCAGCGTCGCGATGAGCGCCCTGGACCGGCACGAGGGCGACGTCGCCGCCACGCTCGCCGTCGTGCGGGCCGAGGGGCACCTCAGCGACGAGACGGAGATCCGTCGGATCCGCGACAACCACTGGTTCCCGTACGCGGTGTACCGCCTGCTGGCCAAGCACAAGGGCGACGGGGCCCTGGTCCGGCAGGAGCTGGTCGAGCGAGGCATCGAGTTCGACCCGACGGCGCTGCGGGAGCTGGTGGAGTCCTGGCGCGCCTGA